The sequence ACCGCATGCCAAATTTGTGCTGGCGATATTTCTCCAAAATGCAAATATGGTGATAATTTTGACGTGTGCTCTTGTGCTGGATAATCGCGACCCTGCTTATATCCAGACAAATTATTTTTTATAAAAAAGGTTAATTTCTTCTGTGCTGCTTTTTCACCGACAGCCCATACTGATTCTATATTTTGGTATTGCTGACTTTCAGATAATAAATCAAAATCAGATAACGTTATTTTATTGGTATTATCTTTCTTGCCAATAACATTTTTAGCTATCTTTGAAGGAACACGCGGTGGATAACCGTATGTTTTATTTTTATATGCAGTAAATACTTTGTAAAAACTACGATCATTTTTCAGCACTTCCTCTGGCGACCACATATAATTTCCGTTAAACGCATGCCATGCCACTCCCGTCTGATTGCATACAACCTTAACTGCGTCCTCTTGCTCTGCATGCCATGGCTCATAACAACTATTTAAGAAAATATTTTTTATATCATACTGTTCGATAAGTGACTGCATCACCACCCTCGAATTTCCCTTATACAAATTTAAGTTACCACCCAACGACTCTTGTAATGCCTTAAGAGAATGATGCAACCATATTTTACTACGGTTGCCCATCTTACATGCCACAGGAGCACAATCATCTAAGATATACACAGGAAGAATCTCACCATGCGCAGCAGCTGCCACAAACGCTGGGTTATCTGACAACCGCAAATCTTGCCTAAACCAAACTATAGAAATTTCTTTTTTCATTTCCATCCCACACGCTTACCTATCACTACACATCTGCTATTTGCACTCCCATTCTAAATAACTTAGAATCTCAGG is a genomic window of Candidatus Babeliales bacterium containing:
- a CDS encoding deoxyribodipyrimidine photo-lyase, with product MKKEISIVWFRQDLRLSDNPAFVAAAAHGEILPVYILDDCAPVACKMGNRSKIWLHHSLKALQESLGGNLNLYKGNSRVVMQSLIEQYDIKNIFLNSCYEPWHAEQEDAVKVVCNQTGVAWHAFNGNYMWSPEEVLKNDRSFYKVFTAYKNKTYGYPPRVPSKIAKNVIGKKDNTNKITLSDFDLLSESQQYQNIESVWAVGEKAAQKKLTFFIKNNLSGYKQGRDYPAQEHTSKLSPYLHFGEISPAQIWHAVDKADVGSADKQAFLSELIWREFSCYLLHHFKALYKDNFKNAFDNFAWKDNQDFLKAWQSGMTGYPLVDAGMRQLLQTGYMHNRVRMVVASFLIKNLNIHWHEGRDWFWDCLVDADLANNSMNWQWVAGSGVDAAPYFRIFNPTTQGEKFDRDGDYTRKFVPELKNLSNKYLFKPWTAPEKVLEEAGIVLGKTYPKPIVDFAGSRKKALELYKKL